A single region of the Camelus ferus isolate YT-003-E chromosome 2, BCGSAC_Cfer_1.0, whole genome shotgun sequence genome encodes:
- the LOC102513647 gene encoding UPF0462 protein C4orf33 homolog isoform X3: MLQPLTEIFKSNQEREQLPAGRGELEYRITTTWDSLPVLQRPMTPKFRSGVQGLLMDLNAPFFDDPPAPHHEAGQPFDGLWKYEGCYPQMPAGMFEHQGLRLAGGPPP, translated from the exons ATGCTGCAGCCTCT gactgaaattttcaaaagtaaCCAAGAAAGAGAACAACTGCCAGCTGGAAGAGGAGAG TTGGAATATAGAATTACCACCACGTGGGACAGTTTACCAGTGCTGCAAAGGCCTATGACTCCCAAGTTTAGATCTGGGGTCCAAGGCTTACTGATGGACTTGAATGCTCCTTTCTTTGATGATCCCCCAGCACCACATCATGAAGCAGGACAACCTTTTGATGGACTCTGGAAGTATGAAG GATGTTATCCTCAGATGCCCGCGGGGATGTTTGAGCACCAAGGTCTGCGTCTGGCAGGTGGTCCCCCTCCGTGA